Below is a window of bacterium DNA.
CGCGAAGTCGACCTGCCGGCGCGGGTCCGGCGCGACGAGATTCACCGGACCGGCGATGTCCTCCCGCTCCAGGCAGAAGCGCAGGGCGGCGACGAGGTCCTCGAGTGCGATCCAGCTCAGGTACTGCCGCCCGCTGCCCAGCGGCCCGCCGAGCCCCAGGCGGGCGAGCGGCGCGAGCCGCGCGAGGGCGCCACCCTCCCGGGCGAGCACGGTGCCCAGGCGCAGGTTGACCACGCGGATTCCCGCCGCGCGGGCCGGCGCGCAAGCGGCCTCCCAGTCGCGCGCGAGTTCGGCGAGGAAACCCCGGCCGGGTGGACTCCCCTCGTCGACCGGCGTCTCTCCGGCGTCGCCGTAGATGCCCACCGCCGAGGCGCAGAGAAACGCGCGCGGCGGCCGGGCCAGGCGCGCGAGAGTCTCGGCGAGCAGGGCCGTGCTGGCGAGGCGGCTCTCCCGCAGCA
It encodes the following:
- a CDS encoding TIGR01777 family protein, with product RSAAGPAEIAWDPARGALDPAGLEDLAALVHLGGAGIAEGRWTPARKRLLRESRLASTALLAETLARLARPPRAFLCASAVGIYGDAGETPVDEGSPPGRGFLAELARDWEAACAPARAAGIRVVNLRLGTVLAREGGALARLAPLARLGLGGPLGSGRQYLSWIALEDLVAALRFCLEREDIAGPVNLVAPDPRRQVDFARALGRTLGRPALVPAPGFALRLLLGEMAGELLLTGAAVRPARLEAAGFRWRWPRLEGALADLLGRP